From Deinococcus malanensis, the proteins below share one genomic window:
- a CDS encoding nucleotidyltransferase domain-containing protein — MNQAHLDLISKVVSAAAQLDLPVWVGGGWAIDARLGLITRGHDDIDLTFPGERRREFETLIVGRQGRITEELDYGFLAEAQGVLLDCEPAYWNGASYEIDGAPAGSCPEQTEGRLEGLSLRCNSWEAIMWDYFSYANEIPRSQWPAKHKHSYELASRALGEEAIHRLRAAFNLRQEE, encoded by the coding sequence ATGAACCAAGCCCACCTCGACCTGATAAGCAAAGTGGTGTCCGCTGCTGCCCAGCTGGATCTCCCTGTCTGGGTCGGTGGCGGCTGGGCGATCGACGCTCGCCTGGGACTAATCACTCGCGGGCATGATGACATTGATCTGACGTTTCCTGGCGAGCGTAGAAGGGAGTTCGAAACACTCATCGTCGGCCGTCAGGGACGCATCACAGAAGAACTGGATTACGGGTTTCTCGCTGAGGCCCAGGGCGTCCTGCTGGACTGCGAACCTGCTTACTGGAACGGTGCTTCATACGAAATAGACGGTGCACCTGCGGGCTCCTGCCCAGAGCAGACCGAAGGGCGTCTCGAGGGCCTCAGTCTGAGGTGTAACAGCTGGGAAGCCATCATGTGGGACTACTTCTCCTACGCCAACGAAATTCCCAGGTCCCAATGGCCCGCAAAGCATAAGCACTCGTACGAGCTGGCTTCCCGGGCGTTAGGCGAAGAGGCCATACACCGCTTACGCGCCGCTTTCAACTTACGGCAAGAGGAATGA